The genomic window TTCAACTGCATGATAAAACCATCCTGGTCTGATCGAAACATCGGCTTCACCAGGAACCCATTTTTCGCCGTCTTCGTGTCCAGACATGAATTCGCTGTAATGCACTTTTCCAGCCAACTCATCTTTCTGACGTAATAACGACCAATTGGTTTTTCCTGCGCGCCCCTCTTCATTCCCAATCCATCTCGCTTCTGATGGTCCAACTCCCCAAACCAAAGTTTTTGGAGCGATATCGTAAATCATTTTATAAGTTTCATCCCAATTATAGTAGGTAAGCGAATTAATTTTTCTAGTTTCATTTGCACCTCCGTAATAACCATCACCGCCATTTGCACCGTCAAACCACATTTCGAAAACATCTCCGTAGTTCGTCAATAATTCTTTTAACTGATTTCTGAAATACGTTATATATTCAGGTTTTCCGTATTGCGGATGATTTCTGTCCCAAGGCGAAAGATATAATCCTAATTTCAAATCGTATTCTTTACAGGCTTCAGCCAATTCTTTTACCAAATCTCCTTTTCCGTTTTCCCAAGGAGAATTCTTAACTGAGCGCTCTGTATATGCTGATGGCCATAAACAAAAACCGTCATGATGTTTAGCTACCAAAATAATTCCTTTCATTCCTGCCTCTTTCACCACGCGCGCCCACTGGCGAACGTCTAATTGTGAAGGATTAAAAAGTTCTGGCGACTCGTCTCCGTAACCCCATTCTTTATTCGTAAAAGTATTTAATGAAAAGTGTACAAAAGCATAAAATTCCATTTCCTGCCAGTCGATTTGTTTTTGCGTTGGAAGCGGTCCGAAAGGCTTTGGAGCATTGGCGAATTCCTGACTCGAAACATTAGAAATTACACCCAAAAGACATAAGGAAAGGAATATTTTTTTCATTGCTGATTTGCTTTAAAATAGTCTATAAAGCATAAATGTAGTATAAATTGATTTTCTGATGTACAGAATTTCGACCAACAGCATTTTTTAAAGCATCTTGGTTCAAAGTACATTTGACTCAATATGTCCAATCCGGAATTAGGTATAACTTTTAGTCTTTATTCTAAAAATAGAAATCAGAATAATAGATAAAATTACAAAGGACAATAAAACAAAAAATCCGTTTATAATAGCTATTTCAAAACCTAATTGAGTTGCATCTATAAAAGGATACGGATAAAATTCGGTTGCAAGTCCGTGAAACAAAGTATAAATGATATAAATGATTGGGTAAATCAACCAATATGAAATAACCTTAAAGGAAATCTTTTCTGGACTTACAAAAAACAGCCAGAAAAAGAAAAATAGAATAGGCACAACCGTATGGAAAATTTCGCTTACAATAAGATGATGTCCTTGCAAATCTAAAACCGGACGAAGAAGCAAATTAAAAACAATTCCGACAATCAAAATATAAGCTGTAATTGCCGTAATAGTAGTGCACTTTCTAAAGAAAGCATTTGCCTTACTTCTTCCACCAAATAATAGCAAAGCACTGCAAATAAAAACAATAGTATTTGTTGTAATGGTAAAGAAACTCAAAAAGCGGACTGCTGCACTGAAAAAAGTAAATTCAGGATTTTTTAACAGCAAATAAAACTGCACAGGCAAGGCATATAACTCTAAAGCAAAAATAATACCCAGCAAAATCTCCCCTTTTATTTTTGTGGTATTTTCTTTTTCCATATTTCACCAAAAGTCAGATCACTAAAATAAGGATTTTATTCGAAATACTTACATCACTCTTTTCTGTTTTTCGCTCTCAGCAATAGTTTTTTCAAGCCTTGACAGTTGCGTTTTTTCCTGCTTGGCACTCATAATCCAATGGATCATTACTTTTTTGTATGAAGGCGCTTGTTTCTCGAAAAATTCCCAAGCTATTTTATTGCTTTTAAACTGTTTTTCGTAAACTTCTAAAAGTGGAACTGGTTCTTTTTCGTGAGAATATATTTTGGATTTATTTTCAGTTCTAAAACTAAAAGCTTTTAAACCAGCATCTGTCATAAGTCCTGCTTGGGTTAAATCTTCCATCTTTTGAATATTTATCGCACTCCAAATACTAGAAGGCTTTCTAGGAGTAAAACGAATGGTATAACTATCTTGATCTATAGATTTCCGAACGCCATCAATCCAGCCAAAACAAAGTGCCTGTTCAACAGATTCTGACCAGCTCATAGAAGGCTTTTTGCTTGTAACCTTATAAAAACCAACTAAAAGCTCTTTTTCTTTCTGATGGTTTTTCTCAAGCCATTTTCTAAAGTCTTTTTGTTCTGCGAAAAAAGTGGGTGTCATTTTTTCAAATTTTAAATAAATCTCGCAAAGTCGCGAAGGCGCAAAGTTTAAAATTAAAAAAATTAAACCATATAAGTCAAATAAGTTTAATTAAGCCAAAACTTAAAATCACTTATATAACTTATATGGTTAAAAAAACTTTGCGTCTTAGCGACTTCCGCAGCAATAAACCTACTCTACTTTTACTTCAACAACTGAAGTTTGTAAATTTCCAGCCGTTGCTTTCAACTGAATATTTTCTTTTTTCCCATTTGATTGAATAATTGCAACACATTTACCATTAAACAACTTACACGAATTCGCTTTAAAAGAATCCAAATTAGCCTGATAACCATTATCAACGCCAACTAATTTTCCTCCACCAGTCACTTCAAAATTGATTAAATCCATGGCATTTGGCAATAAGTTTCCATCTTTATCTATTATAGAAACCGTTACATAAACCAAATCGTAAGTATCGTTTTTGATTGTAGTTTTTTCTGCTTTTAAATTAATTTTTGAAGGTTCTCCTGCTGTGTGAATTTCTTTTTCTAAAACTACTTTTCCGTTCTTTCTGGAAATCGCTTTTATTGTTCCCGGTTCAAATTTCACTTTCCATGAAATATGGAGATCATCATTTTGTTTTGATTTTGTTCCGAGAGATTTTCCGTTTAAGAATAATTCTACTTCATCGGCATTATTATAATACGCCCAAACTTCTACTTCCTGATCTTTTTTCCAATTCCAATGCGGAAAAATATACAGCATTGTTTTGTTCGACCATTCACTTTGGTACATATAATACACATCTTTTGGAAGTCCTGCCAAATCAACAATTCCGAAATAAGAACTTCTCGCTGGATACGGATACGGATCAGGTTCTCCGATATAATCAAAACCGGTCCAGATAAAAGTTCCCGCCATGAAATCCTGACTTTTAATCGTTTTCCAGTTTTCTTCGTGCGTTGCGCCCCAGTACGATTTCACCTGATCGTAAGCCGAAACCGTCCAGTCTGCATTCCCGTCAAACGGAGCACCGTGTTTGGTTGGCCACGCTTTAATTCCGTCTGGAAAATCATAATGACCGCGTGTTTCCAAAGCCGAAACACTCTCTGAAGCTAATATTTTTTGTCCTTTAAAACGAGTTGGAAAATCTTTATAATCTTCGTGTTTGTAATTGAAACCCAAAAGATCCAAAGCACCCGATTGGTAAATAAAATTCTTCTCAATAACATTTTCGGTCAAAGCCGAAGTTACTGGACGTGTTGTATCTAGCGATTTTACGATTTTCGCCAATTCTCTGGTAATGGCAATTCCTGTCGAATCAAATTGTTCTCTAATTTCATTCCCAATACTCCACATTATAACCGATGGATGATTTCGATCTCTTTTAATAAAATCTTCTAAATCCTGTGTATGCCACGCATCCCAATCTTTGTGGTAATCGTTGGTCACTTTTTTCTTCTTCCAAACGTCAAAAGCTTCGTCCTGAACAATGAAACCCATTTCGTTGCACAATTGCATCATTTCTAACGAATGCGGATTATGAGACATTCTAATGGCGTTTGCGCCCATTTCTTTCATCAAAGTCAGTTTTCTTCTTACCGCATGAATATTTTCGACAGCACCCAAAGCGCCGTTATCATGATGCAGGCAGACTCCCAAAATCTTCGTTGGTTTTCCGTTTAAAGAAAATCCTTTCTCTGAATCAAAACTAAAGAAACGGAAACCAAGAGGCGTTTCGTAATTGTCAACTAATTTTGATTTTTCGTAAATTTTAGTAACCACTTTATACAGATACGGATTTTCAGTATCCCACAATTTTGGCTGATTTATAGCCAAATCGTGAATCTTTTTCTCTGAAGTTTTAGCCGATATTTTTTCTGTTGAAGTTAAATTAGCTACTTCTTTATTGTCAGCATTTAAAACTGAAGTAACGAGTTTAAATTCTTTCGAAGTTTCGTTGTCATTATCAATCGTAACTTCTAAATGAATCTTAGATTTTGCTGCAGAAACTTCAGGCGTGGTTACAAAAGTTCCCCACTTTCCAACGTGCAATTTTTCACTGGCAACCAAACGCACATTTCTGTAAATTCCAGATCCTGTGTACCATCTTGAATTCGGCTGTGCATCGTTATCGACTTTTACCGCAATTACATTCTCTTTTCCAAAATTTACATATTTAGATAAATCATAACCAAATGAAATATACCCATTTGGACGCATTCCCAATGATTTTCCATTTATGAAAACCTCACTGTTCTTAAAAACGCCATCAAATTCTATTGAAACTGTTTTGTTTTTCCAGTTCGCAGGAATAGAAAAAACTTTGCGATACCAGCCTTTTCCAGCAGGCAAAAATCCCTGCGCTTGTTTGGTTTTAGCATCTTTATCAAAAGCGCCTTCAATACTCCAATCATGCGGTAATTGCAATGCTC from Flavobacterium fluviale includes these protein-coding regions:
- a CDS encoding sugar-binding domain-containing protein yields the protein MILKKIIITLTILFSVSIFAQKQTRIVEDFNKNWNFKLGDYPDAIQANFDVKDWRALQLPHDWSIEGAFDKDAKTKQAQGFLPAGKGWYRKVFSIPANWKNKTVSIEFDGVFKNSEVFINGKSLGMRPNGYISFGYDLSKYVNFGKENVIAVKVDNDAQPNSRWYTGSGIYRNVRLVASEKLHVGKWGTFVTTPEVSAAKSKIHLEVTIDNDNETSKEFKLVTSVLNADNKEVANLTSTEKISAKTSEKKIHDLAINQPKLWDTENPYLYKVVTKIYEKSKLVDNYETPLGFRFFSFDSEKGFSLNGKPTKILGVCLHHDNGALGAVENIHAVRRKLTLMKEMGANAIRMSHNPHSLEMMQLCNEMGFIVQDEAFDVWKKKKVTNDYHKDWDAWHTQDLEDFIKRDRNHPSVIMWSIGNEIREQFDSTGIAITRELAKIVKSLDTTRPVTSALTENVIEKNFIYQSGALDLLGFNYKHEDYKDFPTRFKGQKILASESVSALETRGHYDFPDGIKAWPTKHGAPFDGNADWTVSAYDQVKSYWGATHEENWKTIKSQDFMAGTFIWTGFDYIGEPDPYPYPARSSYFGIVDLAGLPKDVYYMYQSEWSNKTMLYIFPHWNWKKDQEVEVWAYYNNADEVELFLNGKSLGTKSKQNDDLHISWKVKFEPGTIKAISRKNGKVVLEKEIHTAGEPSKINLKAEKTTIKNDTYDLVYVTVSIIDKDGNLLPNAMDLINFEVTGGGKLVGVDNGYQANLDSFKANSCKLFNGKCVAIIQSNGKKENIQLKATAGNLQTSVVEVKVE
- a CDS encoding YdeI/OmpD-associated family protein, giving the protein MTPTFFAEQKDFRKWLEKNHQKEKELLVGFYKVTSKKPSMSWSESVEQALCFGWIDGVRKSIDQDSYTIRFTPRKPSSIWSAINIQKMEDLTQAGLMTDAGLKAFSFRTENKSKIYSHEKEPVPLLEVYEKQFKSNKIAWEFFEKQAPSYKKVMIHWIMSAKQEKTQLSRLEKTIAESEKQKRVM
- a CDS encoding Pr6Pr family membrane protein; the protein is MEKENTTKIKGEILLGIIFALELYALPVQFYLLLKNPEFTFFSAAVRFLSFFTITTNTIVFICSALLLFGGRSKANAFFRKCTTITAITAYILIVGIVFNLLLRPVLDLQGHHLIVSEIFHTVVPILFFFFWLFFVSPEKISFKVISYWLIYPIIYIIYTLFHGLATEFYPYPFIDATQLGFEIAIINGFFVLLSFVILSIILISIFRIKTKSYT